The proteins below are encoded in one region of Salmo salar chromosome ssa02, Ssal_v3.1, whole genome shotgun sequence:
- the ceacam1 gene encoding carcinoembryonic antigen-related cell adhesion molecule 1 isoform X4, with the protein MDHPLVWVLILVLLNFTTGVSGQVVVPSMNPLAVGSNVTLNLVPESPINIGTWSYETTAIVLFYPGGSIVSTSYQGRVSFNRSSSELSISSLQLNDSGRYTVQGMEPVLKAVVTLSVQEPISNVTLRANATDLVELNDTSIFTCSVSSGTSLSYRWMNGSSEVAASDRVRLGVGNSTLSIVSVTRYDEGPFRCEVINGISNGTSQPIGLNVRYGPSNLTMMVVPEMTIGHTAYMMGSVITLSCSAQSKPAVSYKWRFNGVFLNDQSPQLSLQNTRENQTGSYACLAHNNVTLRYASMTTMIKIVEPISAVSLNRDGKLPILDQSFTLRCEVTGPVVYIHWLINGQLISLNNRTFFSTDNKTMVINPIQFSDSGEYLCEAFNAVSNLTSMTYKLVVNFGPERPDVTSPAIAMTGHIVTFNCSASSQPPSQFSWFFNGSQVASGSVYETGPLTLASHGEYTCVAFNNVTVRNSTVSKMLTVVEPVTMAMVKVMGAQPITDYLFTLTCETTGTIYSIHWMKNGWPLYADNRTDFSMDNNTLTFNSVEDSDNGDYQCSAYNPLSNMTSPEYRLIVNYGPERPVIMSPDIAMTGHIVTFNCSASSQPPSQFSWFFNGSQVASGSVYETGPLTLASHGEYTCVAFNNVTVRNSTVSKMLTIIAPVTMTMVKVIGSQPILNERFSLTCGTAGTVYSIHWMRNGGPLYADNRTDFSMDNNTLTFNYVQHSDIGDYQCSASNPLSNMTSPNYRLIVNYGPEMPVITGPAFGETGHIVTFNCSASSQPPSQFSWFFNGSQVASGSVYETGPLTLASHGEYTCVAFNNVTVRNSTVSKMLTVVEPVTMAMVKVMGAQPIADYLFTLTCDTAGTIYSIHWMKNGWPLYADNRTDFSMDNNTLTFNSVEDSDNGDYQCSAYNPLSNMTSPEYRLIVNYGPERPVIMSPDIAMTGHIVIFNCSASSQPPSQFSWFFNGSQVASGSVYETGPLTLASHGEYTCVAFNNVTVRNSTVSKMLTVVEPVTMAMVKVMGAQPIADYLFTLTCDTAGTIYSIHWMKNGWPLYADNRTDFSMDNNTLTFNSVEDSDNGDYQCSAYNPLSNMTSPEYRLIVNYGPERPVIMSPDIAMTGHIVIFNCSASSQPPSQFSWFFNGSQVASGSVYETGPLTLASHGEYTCVAFNNVTVRNSTVSKMLTIIAPVTMTMVKVIGAQPILNERFSLTCGTAGTVYSIHWMRNGGPLYADNRTDFSMDNNTLTFNYVQHSDIGDYQCSASNPLSNMTSPNYRLIVNYGPERPVIMSPDIAMTGHIVIFNCSASSQPPSQFSWFFNGSQVASGSVYETGPLTLASHGEYTCVAFNNITVRNSTVSKMLTIIAPVTMTMVKVIGSQPILNERFSLTCGTAGTVYSIHWMRNGGPLYADNRTDFSMDNNTLTFNYVQHSDIGDYQCSASNPLSNMTSPNYRLIVNYGPEMPVITGPAFGETGHIVTFNCSASSQPPSQFSWFFNGSQVASGSVYETGPLTLASHGEYTCVAFNNVTVRNSTVSKMLTIIEAITSVTVKRNRLPIASDNLTLTCDVTGRYDTIYWMKDNLSLVLNNTLNSDITISNNSLHFSPVKVSNDGNYQCVATNLFGPNTSPKYQLLVNYGPKSVNISGPVSVVIGSVITVTLKCSADSRPTSEYGWKFNNQSVLGTGPMMAVIASLENAGDYTCVAKNPVTNISMSNTISLDVTGHSLAPPFQSRGGLMLTALLALSLCL; encoded by the exons ATGGACCATCCTCTGGTGTGGGTTCTCATCCTGGTGCTGCTCAACTTCACGACAG GTGTCTCTGGCCAGGTGGTGGTTCCCTCTATGAACCCCTTAGCTGTGGGCAGTAATGTCACCCTGAACCTAGTTCCCGAAAGCCCCATCAACATAGGGACCTGGTCATACGAAACTACAGCCATCGTACTTTTCTATCCTGGTGGCAGTATTGTGAGTACAAGTTATCAAGGCAGAGTCTCATTCAACCGCTCCTCCTCAGAGCTGTCCATAAGCTCTCTCCAACTCAACGACTCAGGACGATATACCGTGCAGGGAATGGAGCCAGTCCTGAAAGCTGTGGTGACTTTGTCTGTCCAGG AGCCCATTTCAAACGTGACTCTAAGGGCCAACGCCACTGATCTAGTGGAATTAAACGACACTTCCATTTTCACCTGCTCCGTCTCCTCTGGCACCTCCCTCTCCTACCGCTGGATGAATGGCAGCTCAGAGGTTGCAGCCAGTGACAGAGTTCGGCTTGGAGTTGGGAACAGCACTCTCTCCATAGTCAGTGTGACACGATACGATGAAGGGCCATTCAGATGTGAGGTCATCAATGGAATCAGCAATGGCACCAGCCAGCCCATTGGCCTCAATGTTAGAT ATGGCCCAAGTAACCTCACCATGATGGTAGTTCCTGAGATGACCATAGGACATACAGCCTACATGATGGGCTCTGTCATCACTCTGTCCTGCTCCGCTCAGTCCAAACCCGCTGTGTCCTACAAGTGGAGGTTTAATGGGGTGTTCCTCAACGATCAAAGTCCACAGCTGAGCCTGCAGAACACCAGGGAGAACCAGACAGGAAGTTACGCATGCTTAGCCCACAACAATGTCACACTCCGATACGCCTCCATGACCACAATGATAAAGATCGTGG AGCCGATATCAGCGGTGTCGTTGAATCGTGATGGGAAGCTACCGATACTGGATcagtccttcactctgcggtgtgAGGTGACTGGACCTGTAGTCTACATTCATTGGTTGATTAACGGCCAGCTCATCTCCCTAAACAACAGAACATTCTTCTCTACGGACAACAAGACAATGGTTATCAACCCAATCCAGTTTTCTGACAGTGGAGAATATCTCTGTGAGGCCTTTAATGCTGTTAGCAACTTGACCAGCATGACATACAAGCTTGTGGTGAACT TTGGACCAGAGAGACCTGACGTAACTAGTCCAGCTATAGCAATGACAGGACACATCGTGACcttcaactgctctgcctcctctcagcctcccagCCAGTTTAGCTGGTTCTTCAATGGCTCCCAGGTGGCGAGTGGCTCAGTGTATGAGACTGGCCCACTGACCTTAGCCAGTCATGGGGAGTACACCTGTGTGGCCTTCAACAACGTCACTGTCAGAAACAGCACTGTCTCCAAGATGCTCACTGTTGTTG AACCTGTAACCATGGCCATGGTGAAAGTCATGGGTGCCCAGCCAATAACAGACTACCTGTTTACTCTGACCTGTGAGACCACTGGAACCATTTACTCCATTCACTGGATGAAGAACGGCTGGCCTCTGTATGCTGATAACAGAACAGACTTCTCTATGGACAACAATACACTAACCTTCAACTCTGTCGAGGATTCTGACAACGGAGACTATCAGTGTTCTGCCTACAACCCCCTCAGCAACATGACCAGCCCAGAATACAGACTGATCGTCAACT ACGGTCCAGAGAGACCTGTTATCATGAGTCCGGATATAGCGATGACAGGACACATCGTGACcttcaactgctctgcctcctctcagcctcccagCCAGTTCAGCTGGTTCTTCAATGGCTCCCAGGTGGCGAGTGGCTCAGTGTATGAGACTGGCCCACTGACCTTAGCCAGTCATGGGGAGTACACCTGTGTGGCCTTCAACAACGTCACTGTCAGAAACAGCACTGTCTCCAAGATGCTCACCATCATTG CACCTGTGACCATGACCATGGTGAAAGTCATTGGATCCCAGCCAATACTGAACGAGAGATTCTCTCTGACCTGTGGCACCGCTGGAACGGTTTACTCCATACACTGGATGAGGAACGGCGGGCCTCTGTATGCTGACAACAGAACAGACTTCTCTATGGACAACAATACACTGACCTTCAACTATGTCCAGCATTCTGACATCGGAGACTATCAATGTTCTGCTTCCAACCCCCTCAGCAACATGACCAGCCCAAACTACAGACTGATCGTCAACT ATGGACCAGAGATGCCTGTTATAACAGGACCAGCATTTGGAGAAACAGGACACATCGTGACCTTCAACTGCTCTGCGTCCTCTCAGCCTCCCAGCCAGTTCAGCTGGTTCTTCAATGGCTCCCAGGTGGCGAGTGGCTCAGTGTATGAGACTGGCCCACTGACCTTAGCCAGTCATGGGGAGTACACCTGTGTGGCCTTCAACAACGTCACTGTCAGAAACAGCACTGTCTCCAAGATGCTCACTGTTGTTG AACCTGTAACCATGGCCATGGTGAAAGTCATGGGTGCCCAGCCAATAGCAGACTACTTGTTTACTCTGACCTGTGACACCGCTGGAACCATTTACTCCATTCACTGGATGAAGAACGGCTGGCCTCTGTATGCTGATAACAGAACAGACTTCTCTATGGACAACAATACACTAACCTTCAACTCTGTCGAGGATTCTGACAACGGAGACTATCAGTGTTCTGCCTACAACCCCCTCAGCAACATGACCAGCCCAGAATACAGACTGATCGTCAACT ATGGTCCAGAGAGACCTGTTATCATGAGTCCGGATATAGCGATGACAGGACACATTGTGATcttcaactgctctgcctcctctcagcctcccagCCAGTTCAGCTGGTTCTTCAATGGCTCCCAGGTGGCGAGTGGCTCAGTGTATGAGACTGGCCCACTGACCTTAGCCAGTCATGGGGAGTACACCTGTGTGGCCTTCAACAACGTCACTGTCAGAAACAGCACTGTCTCCAAGATGCTCACTGTTGTTG AACCTGTAACCATGGCCATGGTGAAAGTCATGGGTGCCCAGCCAATAGCAGACTACTTGTTTACTCTGACCTGTGACACCGCTGGAACCATTTACTCCATTCACTGGATGAAGAACGGCTGGCCTCTGTATGCTGATAACAGAACAGACTTCTCTATGGACAACAATACACTAACCTTCAACTCTGTCGAGGATTCTGACAACGGAGACTATCAGTGTTCTGCCTACAACCCCCTCAGCAACATGACCAGCCCAGAATACAGACTGATCGTCAACT ATGGTCCAGAGAGACCTGTTATCATGAGTCCGGATATAGCGATGACAGGACACATTGTGATcttcaactgctctgcctcctctcagcctcccagCCAGTTCAGCTGGTTCTTCAATGGCTCCCAGGTGGCGAGTGGCTCAGTGTATGAGACTGGCCCACTGACCTTAGCCAGTCATGGGGAGTACACCTGTGTGGCCTTCAACAACGTCACTGTCAGAAACAGCACTGTCTCCAAGATGCTCACCATCATTG CACCTGTGACCATGACCATGGTGAAAGTCATTGGAGCCCAGCCAATACTGAACGAGAGATTCTCTCTGACCTGTGGCACCGCTGGAACGGTTTACTCCATACACTGGATGAGGAACGGCGGGCCTCTGTATGCTGACAACAGAACAGACTTCTCTATGGACAACAATACACTGACCTTCAACTATGTCCAGCATTCTGACATCGGAGACTATCAATGTTCTGCTTCCAACCCCCTCAGCAACATGACCAGCCCAAACTACAGACTGATCGTCAACT ATGGTCCAGAGAGACCTGTTATCATGAGTCCGGATATAGCGATGACAGGACACATTGTGATcttcaactgctctgcctcctctcagcctcccagCCAGTTCAGCTGGTTCTTCAATGGCTCCCAGGTGGCGAGTGGCTCAGTGTATGAGACTGGCCCACTGACCTTAGCCAGTCATGGGGAGTACACCTGTGTGGCCTTCAACAACATCACTGTCAGAAACAGCACTGTCTCCAAGATGCTCACCATCATTG CACCTGTGACCATGACCATGGTTAAAGTCATTGGATCCCAGCCAATACTGAACGAGAGATTCTCTCTGACCTGTGGCACCGCTGGAACGGTTTACTCCATACACTGGATGAGGAACGGCGGGCCTCTGTATGCTGACAACAGAACAGACTTCTCTATGGACAACAATACACTGACCTTCAACTATGTCCAGCATTCTGACATCGGAGACTATCAATGTTCTGCTTCCAACCCCCTCAGCAACATGACCAGCCCAAACTACAGACTGATCGTCAACT ATGGACCCGAGATGCCTGTTATAACAGGACCAGCATTTGGAGAAACAGGACACATCGTGACcttcaactgctctgcctcctctcagcctcccagCCAGTTCAGCTGGTTCTTCAATGGCTCCCAGGTGGCGAGTGGCTCAGTGTATGAGACTGGCCCACTGACCTTAGCCAGTCATGGGGAGTACACCTGTGTGGCCTTCAACAACGTCACTGTCAGAAACAGCACTGTCTCCAAGATGCTCACCATCATTG AGGCTATAACGTCGGTGACGGTGAAACGAAACAGATTACCAATAGCATCTGACAACCTAACCCTGACCTGTGATGTCACCGGGCGCTATGACACCATCTACTGGATGAAGGACAACCTGTCTCTGGTCCTGAACAACACCTTGAACTCTGACATAACCATCTCTAACAACTCTCTGCACTTCAGTCCAGTCAAGGTGTCTAACGATGGAAACTATCAGTGTGTTGCCACCAACCTCTTTGGTCCAAACACCAGCCCTAAATACCAGCTACTGGTGAACT ATGGCCCTAAGAGTGTGAATATCTCTGGCCCAGTCTCAGTGGTGATTGGCTCAGTAATCACAGTTACACTGAAGTGCTCTGCCGACTCCCGGCCAACCAGCGAGTATGGGTGGAAATTCAACAACCAATCAGTTCTTGGGACTGGTCCTATGATGGCTGTTATCGCCTCATTGGAGAATGCAGGGGACTACACTTGTGTGGCCAAGAACCCTGTGACCAACATCTCAATGTCCAATACCATTAGTCTGGATGTCACTG gcCATTCACTTGCCCCTCCATTCCAGTCCAGAGGTGGTCTGATGCTGACAGCcctgctagctctctctctctgcctttga
- the ceacam1 gene encoding carcinoembryonic antigen-related cell adhesion molecule 1 isoform X5: protein MDHPLVWVLILVLLNFTTGVSGQVVVPSMNPLAVGSNVTLNLVPESPINIGTWSYETTAIVLFYPGGSIVSTSYQGRVSFNRSSSELSISSLQLNDSGRYTVQGMEPVLKAVVTLSVQEPISNVTLRANATDLVELNDTSIFTCSVSSGTSLSYRWMNGSSEVAASDRVRLGVGNSTLSIVSVTRYDEGPFRCEVINGISNGTSQPIGLNVRYGPSNLTMMVVPEMTIGHTAYMMGSVITLSCSAQSKPAVSYKWRFNGVFLNDQSPQLSLQNTRENQTGSYACLAHNNVTLRYASMTTMIKIVEPISAVSLNRDGKLPILDQSFTLRCEVTGPVVYIHWLINGQLISLNNRTFFSTDNKTMVINPIQFSDSGEYLCEAFNAVSNLTSMTYKLVVNFGPERPDVTSPAIAMTGHIVTFNCSASSQPPSQFSWFFNGSQVASGSVYETGPLTLASHGEYTCVAFNNVTVRNSTVSKMLTVVEPVTMAMVKVMGAQPITDYLFTLTCETTGTIYSIHWMKNGWPLYADNRTDFSMDNNTLTFNSVEDSDNGDYQCSAYNPLSNMTSPEYRLIVNYGPERPVIMSPDIAMTGHIVTFNCSASSQPPSQFSWFFNGSQVASGSVYETGPLTLASHGEYTCVAFNNVTVRNSTVSKMLTIIAPVTMTMVKVIGSQPILNERFSLTCGTAGTVYSIHWMRNGGPLYADNRTDFSMDNNTLTFNYVQHSDIGDYQCSASNPLSNMTSPNYRLIVNYGPEMPVITGPAFGETGHIVTFNCSASSQPPSQFSWFFNGSQVASGSVYETGPLTLASHGEYTCVAFNNVTVRNSTVSKMLTVVEPVTMAMVKVMGAQPIADYLFTLTCDTAGTIYSIHWMKNGWPLYADNRTDFSMDNNTLTFNSVEDSDNGDYQCSAYNPLSNMTSPEYRLIVNYGPERPVIMSPDIAMTGHIVIFNCSASSQPPSQFSWFFNGSQVASGSVYETGPLTLASHGEYTCVAFNNVTVRNSTVSKMLTVVEPVTMAMVKVMGAQPIADYLFTLTCDTAGTIYSIHWMKNGWPLYADNRTDFSMDNNTLTFNSVEDSDNGDYQCSAYNPLSNMTSPEYRLIVNYGPERPVIMSPDIAMTGHIVIFNCSASSQPPSQFSWFFNGSQVASGSVYETGPLTLASHGEYTCVAFNNVTVRNSTVSKMLTIIAPVTMTMVKVIGAQPILNERFSLTCGTAGTVYSIHWMRNGGPLYADNRTDFSMDNNTLTFNYVQHSDIGDYQCSASNPLSNMTSPNYRLIVNYGPEMPVITGPAFGETGHIVTFNCSASSQPPSQFSWFFNGSQVASGSVYETGPLTLASHGEYTCVAFNNVTVRNSTVSKMLTVVEPVTMAMVKVMGAQPIADYLFTLTCDTAGTIYSIHWMKNGWPLYADNRTDFSMDNNTLTFNSVEDSDNGDYQCSAYNPLSNMTSPEYRLIVNYGPERPVIMSPDIAMTGHIVIFNCSASSQPPSQFSWFFNGSQVASGSVYETGPLTLASHGEYTCVAFNNITVRNSTVSKMLTIIEAITSVTVKRNRLPIASDNLTLTCDVTGRYDTIYWMKDNLSLVLNNTLNSDITISNNSLHFSPVKVSNDGNYQCVATNLFGPNTSPKYQLLVNYGPKSVNISGPVSVVIGSVITVTLKCSADSRPTSEYGWKFNNQSVLGTGPMMAVIASLENAGDYTCVAKNPVTNISMSNTISLDVTGHSLAPPFQSRGGLMLTALLALSLCL from the exons ATGGACCATCCTCTGGTGTGGGTTCTCATCCTGGTGCTGCTCAACTTCACGACAG GTGTCTCTGGCCAGGTGGTGGTTCCCTCTATGAACCCCTTAGCTGTGGGCAGTAATGTCACCCTGAACCTAGTTCCCGAAAGCCCCATCAACATAGGGACCTGGTCATACGAAACTACAGCCATCGTACTTTTCTATCCTGGTGGCAGTATTGTGAGTACAAGTTATCAAGGCAGAGTCTCATTCAACCGCTCCTCCTCAGAGCTGTCCATAAGCTCTCTCCAACTCAACGACTCAGGACGATATACCGTGCAGGGAATGGAGCCAGTCCTGAAAGCTGTGGTGACTTTGTCTGTCCAGG AGCCCATTTCAAACGTGACTCTAAGGGCCAACGCCACTGATCTAGTGGAATTAAACGACACTTCCATTTTCACCTGCTCCGTCTCCTCTGGCACCTCCCTCTCCTACCGCTGGATGAATGGCAGCTCAGAGGTTGCAGCCAGTGACAGAGTTCGGCTTGGAGTTGGGAACAGCACTCTCTCCATAGTCAGTGTGACACGATACGATGAAGGGCCATTCAGATGTGAGGTCATCAATGGAATCAGCAATGGCACCAGCCAGCCCATTGGCCTCAATGTTAGAT ATGGCCCAAGTAACCTCACCATGATGGTAGTTCCTGAGATGACCATAGGACATACAGCCTACATGATGGGCTCTGTCATCACTCTGTCCTGCTCCGCTCAGTCCAAACCCGCTGTGTCCTACAAGTGGAGGTTTAATGGGGTGTTCCTCAACGATCAAAGTCCACAGCTGAGCCTGCAGAACACCAGGGAGAACCAGACAGGAAGTTACGCATGCTTAGCCCACAACAATGTCACACTCCGATACGCCTCCATGACCACAATGATAAAGATCGTGG AGCCGATATCAGCGGTGTCGTTGAATCGTGATGGGAAGCTACCGATACTGGATcagtccttcactctgcggtgtgAGGTGACTGGACCTGTAGTCTACATTCATTGGTTGATTAACGGCCAGCTCATCTCCCTAAACAACAGAACATTCTTCTCTACGGACAACAAGACAATGGTTATCAACCCAATCCAGTTTTCTGACAGTGGAGAATATCTCTGTGAGGCCTTTAATGCTGTTAGCAACTTGACCAGCATGACATACAAGCTTGTGGTGAACT TTGGACCAGAGAGACCTGACGTAACTAGTCCAGCTATAGCAATGACAGGACACATCGTGACcttcaactgctctgcctcctctcagcctcccagCCAGTTTAGCTGGTTCTTCAATGGCTCCCAGGTGGCGAGTGGCTCAGTGTATGAGACTGGCCCACTGACCTTAGCCAGTCATGGGGAGTACACCTGTGTGGCCTTCAACAACGTCACTGTCAGAAACAGCACTGTCTCCAAGATGCTCACTGTTGTTG AACCTGTAACCATGGCCATGGTGAAAGTCATGGGTGCCCAGCCAATAACAGACTACCTGTTTACTCTGACCTGTGAGACCACTGGAACCATTTACTCCATTCACTGGATGAAGAACGGCTGGCCTCTGTATGCTGATAACAGAACAGACTTCTCTATGGACAACAATACACTAACCTTCAACTCTGTCGAGGATTCTGACAACGGAGACTATCAGTGTTCTGCCTACAACCCCCTCAGCAACATGACCAGCCCAGAATACAGACTGATCGTCAACT ACGGTCCAGAGAGACCTGTTATCATGAGTCCGGATATAGCGATGACAGGACACATCGTGACcttcaactgctctgcctcctctcagcctcccagCCAGTTCAGCTGGTTCTTCAATGGCTCCCAGGTGGCGAGTGGCTCAGTGTATGAGACTGGCCCACTGACCTTAGCCAGTCATGGGGAGTACACCTGTGTGGCCTTCAACAACGTCACTGTCAGAAACAGCACTGTCTCCAAGATGCTCACCATCATTG CACCTGTGACCATGACCATGGTGAAAGTCATTGGATCCCAGCCAATACTGAACGAGAGATTCTCTCTGACCTGTGGCACCGCTGGAACGGTTTACTCCATACACTGGATGAGGAACGGCGGGCCTCTGTATGCTGACAACAGAACAGACTTCTCTATGGACAACAATACACTGACCTTCAACTATGTCCAGCATTCTGACATCGGAGACTATCAATGTTCTGCTTCCAACCCCCTCAGCAACATGACCAGCCCAAACTACAGACTGATCGTCAACT ATGGACCAGAGATGCCTGTTATAACAGGACCAGCATTTGGAGAAACAGGACACATCGTGACCTTCAACTGCTCTGCGTCCTCTCAGCCTCCCAGCCAGTTCAGCTGGTTCTTCAATGGCTCCCAGGTGGCGAGTGGCTCAGTGTATGAGACTGGCCCACTGACCTTAGCCAGTCATGGGGAGTACACCTGTGTGGCCTTCAACAACGTCACTGTCAGAAACAGCACTGTCTCCAAGATGCTCACTGTTGTTG AACCTGTAACCATGGCCATGGTGAAAGTCATGGGTGCCCAGCCAATAGCAGACTACTTGTTTACTCTGACCTGTGACACCGCTGGAACCATTTACTCCATTCACTGGATGAAGAACGGCTGGCCTCTGTATGCTGATAACAGAACAGACTTCTCTATGGACAACAATACACTAACCTTCAACTCTGTCGAGGATTCTGACAACGGAGACTATCAGTGTTCTGCCTACAACCCCCTCAGCAACATGACCAGCCCAGAATACAGACTGATCGTCAACT ATGGTCCAGAGAGACCTGTTATCATGAGTCCGGATATAGCGATGACAGGACACATTGTGATcttcaactgctctgcctcctctcagcctcccagCCAGTTCAGCTGGTTCTTCAATGGCTCCCAGGTGGCGAGTGGCTCAGTGTATGAGACTGGCCCACTGACCTTAGCCAGTCATGGGGAGTACACCTGTGTGGCCTTCAACAACGTCACTGTCAGAAACAGCACTGTCTCCAAGATGCTCACTGTTGTTG AACCTGTAACCATGGCCATGGTGAAAGTCATGGGTGCCCAGCCAATAGCAGACTACTTGTTTACTCTGACCTGTGACACCGCTGGAACCATTTACTCCATTCACTGGATGAAGAACGGCTGGCCTCTGTATGCTGATAACAGAACAGACTTCTCTATGGACAACAATACACTAACCTTCAACTCTGTCGAGGATTCTGACAACGGAGACTATCAGTGTTCTGCCTACAACCCCCTCAGCAACATGACCAGCCCAGAATACAGACTGATCGTCAACT ATGGTCCAGAGAGACCTGTTATCATGAGTCCGGATATAGCGATGACAGGACACATTGTGATcttcaactgctctgcctcctctcagcctcccagCCAGTTCAGCTGGTTCTTCAATGGCTCCCAGGTGGCGAGTGGCTCAGTGTATGAGACTGGCCCACTGACCTTAGCCAGTCATGGGGAGTACACCTGTGTGGCCTTCAACAACGTCACTGTCAGAAACAGCACTGTCTCCAAGATGCTCACCATCATTG CACCTGTGACCATGACCATGGTGAAAGTCATTGGAGCCCAGCCAATACTGAACGAGAGATTCTCTCTGACCTGTGGCACCGCTGGAACGGTTTACTCCATACACTGGATGAGGAACGGCGGGCCTCTGTATGCTGACAACAGAACAGACTTCTCTATGGACAACAATACACTGACCTTCAACTATGTCCAGCATTCTGACATCGGAGACTATCAATGTTCTGCTTCCAACCCCCTCAGCAACATGACCAGCCCAAACTACAGACTGATCGTCAACT ATGGACCAGAGATGCCTGTTATAACAGGACCAGCATTTGGAGAAACAGGACACATCGTGACCTTCAACTGCTCTGCGTCCTCTCAGCCTCCCAGCCAGTTCAGCTGGTTCTTCAATGGCTCCCAGGTGGCGAGTGGCTCAGTGTATGAGACTGGCCCACTGACCTTAGCCAGTCATGGGGAGTACACCTGTGTGGCCTTCAACAACGTCACTGTCAGAAACAGCACTGTCTCCAAGATGCTCACGGTTGTTG AACCTGTAACCATGGCCATGGTGAAAGTCATGGGTGCCCAGCCAATAGCAGACTACTTGTTTACTCTGACCTGTGACACCGCTGGAACCATTTACTCCATTCACTGGATGAAGAACGGCTGGCCTCTGTATGCTGATAACAGAACAGACTTCTCTATGGACAACAATACACTAACCTTCAACTCTGTCGAGGATTCTGACAACGGAGACTATCAGTGTTCTGCCTACAACCCCCTCAGCAACATGACCAGCCCAGAATACAGACTGATCGTCAACT ATGGTCCAGAGAGACCTGTTATCATGAGTCCGGATATAGCGATGACAGGACACATTGTGATcttcaactgctctgcctcctctcagcctcccagCCAGTTCAGCTGGTTCTTCAATGGCTCCCAGGTGGCGAGTGGCTCAGTGTATGAGACTGGCCCACTGACCTTAGCCAGTCATGGGGAGTACACCTGTGTGGCCTTCAACAACATCACTGTCAGAAACAGCACTGTCTCCAAGATGCTCACCATCATTG AGGCTATAACGTCGGTGACGGTGAAACGAAACAGATTACCAATAGCATCTGACAACCTAACCCTGACCTGTGATGTCACCGGGCGCTATGACACCATCTACTGGATGAAGGACAACCTGTCTCTGGTCCTGAACAACACCTTGAACTCTGACATAACCATCTCTAACAACTCTCTGCACTTCAGTCCAGTCAAGGTGTCTAACGATGGAAACTATCAGTGTGTTGCCACCAACCTCTTTGGTCCAAACACCAGCCCTAAATACCAGCTACTGGTGAACT ATGGCCCTAAGAGTGTGAATATCTCTGGCCCAGTCTCAGTGGTGATTGGCTCAGTAATCACAGTTACACTGAAGTGCTCTGCCGACTCCCGGCCAACCAGCGAGTATGGGTGGAAATTCAACAACCAATCAGTTCTTGGGACTGGTCCTATGATGGCTGTTATCGCCTCATTGGAGAATGCAGGGGACTACACTTGTGTGGCCAAGAACCCTGTGACCAACATCTCAATGTCCAATACCATTAGTCTGGATGTCACTG gcCATTCACTTGCCCCTCCATTCCAGTCCAGAGGTGGTCTGATGCTGACAGCcctgctagctctctctctctgcctttga